In Candidatus Sedimenticola sp. (ex Thyasira tokunagai), the following proteins share a genomic window:
- a CDS encoding proton-conducting transporter membrane subunit: MVESIVWLIPLLPLVAALLIVIGYIQGSNRGEAGERLTSRISVAATSISLLLVLLLDIGALMTLTVPGQVDLGRWFASGDYQLRISFYLDLFGLVMATMVALISLLMLRFSVNYMHRESGFQRFFIVMNLFVSGMLLIVMAGSASFTFVGWELAGISSYLLIAYAFERPTATANATRAFVTNRIGDVALISAIFLSFSWFGSVEWSSLFAGSSELSTLQADVLAGAFLVAALAKSAQLPFSPWIARALEGPTPSSAIFYGSLMSHAGIFLVIRLQPLFEQAPGLLMLMLLLGLLTALYGFLGSLVQTDVKSALIFSCTGQVGLMFLACGLGWFELAAWHLVIHAIWRAYQFLHAPALLQMVSRPARPAAAWLRRHNRLYIAVLQRFWLDHLIDWLLVKPTNSLSRDIDNFDEQVVTRLLGMPTRGDTVSTLSEWEQRRRQEGVFDDAVGQGRGLVGRFMERVASALHWFEEQLILKGGGDGLMKLLELVGNYLLLIDQLLSRPRYLLLLIMATIVVIL; the protein is encoded by the coding sequence AGTCGAATCTCTGTCGCTGCGACCTCCATCTCGCTGCTACTGGTGTTACTACTCGACATCGGCGCACTGATGACACTTACTGTCCCCGGTCAGGTTGACTTGGGTCGCTGGTTTGCCAGCGGTGACTATCAATTGCGAATCAGCTTCTATCTTGACCTCTTTGGTCTGGTGATGGCCACTATGGTGGCACTGATCTCTCTGTTGATGCTGCGTTTCTCTGTCAACTATATGCATCGTGAAAGCGGTTTTCAGCGCTTCTTTATTGTTATGAACCTGTTTGTCAGCGGCATGCTGCTGATTGTTATGGCGGGTAGTGCGTCCTTCACCTTTGTCGGTTGGGAACTGGCGGGGATCAGCTCTTATCTGCTGATTGCCTACGCCTTCGAACGTCCCACCGCTACCGCAAATGCCACCCGCGCTTTTGTCACCAATCGTATCGGTGATGTTGCTCTGATCAGCGCTATATTCCTCTCGTTCAGCTGGTTCGGAAGTGTCGAGTGGAGCAGTCTCTTTGCCGGTAGCAGCGAGCTCTCAACGCTCCAGGCGGATGTCTTGGCAGGTGCCTTCCTGGTGGCGGCGCTGGCCAAATCGGCGCAACTCCCTTTCTCTCCGTGGATCGCCCGCGCCCTGGAGGGCCCAACGCCCTCAAGTGCCATCTTCTATGGCTCACTGATGAGCCACGCCGGTATTTTTCTGGTGATTCGCCTGCAGCCGCTGTTTGAACAGGCACCAGGTCTGTTGATGTTGATGCTGCTCCTTGGTCTGTTGACGGCGCTCTACGGTTTTCTCGGTTCACTGGTCCAGACAGACGTCAAGAGTGCCCTAATCTTCTCATGCACCGGCCAAGTGGGATTGATGTTTCTCGCCTGTGGTCTCGGCTGGTTTGAATTGGCGGCCTGGCATCTGGTGATTCATGCTATCTGGCGTGCTTACCAGTTTCTTCATGCTCCGGCGCTGCTGCAGATGGTGAGCCGTCCGGCCCGTCCGGCTGCGGCTTGGCTGCGGCGCCACAACCGCCTCTATATTGCCGTTCTGCAGCGCTTTTGGCTTGATCATCTGATTGACTGGCTGCTGGTAAAGCCGACCAACTCACTCTCTCGTGATATCGATAACTTTGATGAGCAGGTGGTTACCCGCTTGCTCGGCATGCCCACACGGGGCGATACGGTATCGACCCTCAGCGAGTGGGAGCAGCGCCGCCGACAGGAGGGTGTCTTCGATGATGCTGTAGGCCAGGGGCGAGGTCTTGTCGGTAGGTTTATGGAGCGGGTCGCCTCAGCACTGCATTGGTTTGAAGAGCAACTGATTCTCAAGGGTGGCGGTGATGGGCTGATGAAACTGCTGGAGCTTGTGGGCAATTACCTGCTGTTGATCGACCAACTGTTAAGTCGGCCACGCTATCTGCTGCTGCTGATTATGGCGACAATTGTGGTGATTCTCTGA